In the genome of Apodemus sylvaticus chromosome 2, mApoSyl1.1, whole genome shotgun sequence, one region contains:
- the Etfrf1 gene encoding electron transfer flavoprotein regulatory factor 1 — translation MANSLRGEVLTLYKNLLYLGRDYPKGADYFKRRLKNAFLKNKDVKDPEKIKELIARGEFVMKELEALYFLRKYRAMKQRYYSDTKS, via the exons ATGGCCAATTCTTTACGAGGAGAAGTACTGACTCTTTATAAAAAT ctgcTGTATCTTGGACGGGACTACCCAAAAGGAGCAGACTATTTTAAAAGGCGTTTGAAGAACGCTTTCCTTAAAAACAAGGATGTGAAGGACCCAGAGAAGATCAAAGAACTTATTGCACGAGGAGAATTTGTAATGAAGGAGCTAGAGGCCTTATACTTCCTTAGGAAATATAGAGCTATGAAACAACGTTACTATTCTGATACCAAAAGCTGA